The sequence CTTCATAGATGGCATATCCATGCTCTGTGCGGTGAAGTATATCCACAGCACAGTAGTTGCCTTCGAAAGAGAATGCAGCTTCACATATATTGTCTTGGCCTTCAGCTATCAAATTCTTGGTGTTTTGAATCATAGCAGACAAATCAAGACTTCCATCAGCTCGCTTTACTGTAACATCCACATAGGGACCAAGGACACCTTTGGCAAGATTTCCGACTTCCGTACCTTTTTCAAAGCGCCCTTCAGCAGATGGGTCGATCACTTCTTCCTCTGGCTTATACACGCTCATCCATAAGCACTTGGGGCACTGACAATACTTAGCGTACTTCGACTTTGATAGCTGTTTCATCGTTATTTCTCGTTTAAATAGTTTTCGATTATTTCTGATTTAAGCGCTCTGCGCACTACGTCTCGGGTAAATGGGCAACCATCTACATATTCTTTTGGGTATGCGTTAGCCATTTCCAGTAGTCCATTGTATAGTTCACGCACCACATCCTTGCATCGTGCAAATCCTTTGAAAGGCAGGCTTTCCTTACTTACTCGGCTATTAAGAGTAACTGTGATATCCATCATATCGCCAACCTTCTTCAGCTCTATCTTAGTAGGCTCCTCTTCTTCGCCCAGTTCGATTACAGTCCTGGGATGATTTACTATTCTCTCCAGGCAAGTACTAATGTAACTCCACTCTATGCCCAGGTTTTCGATAGAATCTGTCATAATCATCGTTCCCAAGCTTATGCGATAGACGATGCATTTCCAATCATTGCTATCATTATGCAGATAGTTGAATGCGAATAACTGCGGCTCTAAGTCTTCTATATTCAGGCTATCACCTTCTACATTTTTATATGATTGTTTACACCACTCAAGACGCTCCAGCATCTCGTCGCGAAACCATTCAGGTGATTTAACCACGAGACGGTCGCCATAGAACATCAGTTCCTGTATTATTTCGTAGTTTAACATCACATCTAGCGATACCTTGATGTTTCTTTCGCCCTCTATCTCAAGCTTTTGTGTTTCGCTGATGGGATACGAATATAGATAAGGATACAATGAGATATCTGCCCATAGCTCGATGTGCTCCACCGTTTTTTCAGGTGGCACCGTAACACCTACCAGATGTTTGAAATATTGCTTAAACGATGTTTTGGTGGCTCGGTATTTTACCTCATTGTTCTCCTTTACAGCACTCATGCAAATCAGCGGATAAGCCTCAATCTTATCGCAGCCTTCCTGCTGTGCCATCAGATACCAGCGACGCCAGTACTGTTTCAGATAATATGGATGTAAAGTAATCGTTTCTGCATCGCGAAAATCCTTTCTATATTCCACATCTACCACCTGTCGATTGCGTATAGCTTTGAATAGTGGCATAAGGAATTCTGCATCCCATGGCGTTCCACCTTCAAAGCGTGCTATCTCTTTCTGCTTACTCATGATGTTCTGGTCAAGACGAGTAAGCATCTGGTCGATCCAGCCAAACTCCGACATACCCTTGAATCCCTGCAACAGACTACGTACCTCTTGCAGCTTCTCAATCTCATTCTCCGTCAACTCACGGTTATATATCGAGTCGAATCCGTCGCGATAGCGGTAATAGCGTTTCTTGTGTCTGTCTTCCCATACGATTCCCTCCTGTCCAAACACCTTAAAGAACTTGGCATTCATCTCGGTAATATCCTGACTAAAGGTAGTTCTCGACTGGATAGGCAGCATTCCTCTATCCTCCAGCTTCCTGTTTACGATAGCCATCAACTGTTCGCGTGTATATTCACGTCCAGTACCAAAGCACTGATCGTAAATCATTTCTCGCATTGCATAGTCCTTCGTATTTGCCATATCGCGTAGTATTTTATAGTTTATAGTGCAAAGATACAAAAAATCTGTTCACCTAAAGCGAACAGATAATATTTTTTTTAAAATAGAGCTGGCCGCCATACTCAAAAACGTCAAGTGGGTGCCAGCTCCAACAGAACTCGTTCCCTCAATAACGGGCATGCGATATTCTGTTTGTCTAACCATTTCAAAGAAATCTTTTCCTTATTAAAAGGCTGGCCGCCATACTCGATAATGCCAAGTGGGAGCCAGCCCCAATCTGCACTTAGCCGCACCAATTGCGGCAGCCACAGATGTAGATGGAAGTAAGCGACAGAATCGAACTGTTACTGAAAGCCTTGCGGCTTGCCCACCTTTACCATACATCGTGGTTCTACTTGATCTTCCATCTCCGACAGGACTCGCGCCCTTACATTGGGCATTGCGATATCTTGTTTGTCTAAGACTATAAGAAAGGCGGATTGGCGAAGGAGTTGAACCTTGCAATATACTGCCATTACAGGAAGCCCCGCTACCGCTGCGACCATCAATCCGCCTTTTTTACGATGATGTTGCAAAGGTAATGTTTATATGTTCAGCCATAGCGAACAGACTGAAATTTTTTATTTACATAGTATTTATTTCCGCCAATTCTTCAGGTGTATGATGCTGCATGTCATAGACAAGAGAATCGTCAGAATAGCCATTCACTATATCCTTAGCCTGTTCTTCAGTAAGAAATGGTTTTCCTTTATCTTTGATATTCAACAGAGCTTTTAAGAAATCCTGGCGATAGTGTTCGAAAATCTCTGTAGTATAAGGAAGACTTCTGACGCTATAGTATAACTTCTTGAATTCCTCAACGGTATATATCTTACCATCTATGCACGACATGGCACAGGCTTTAGGAAATGTGCACCAGCGTTTCAGTTCAAGATTAACAAGTAAAGATTTCTGTCCTTCTATCTGTTCAACACAGAGAAAACACTTATCCGTCAAATACTTGATAAACTCTTCCAGTTCTTTTTCGTCTTTACATCTAACTGCATAAGGAAGAATACAACGCCCTTTTCCCATGTAGTCTTCATTTAACTCTTTATAATATACTTCTTCAAACATAGTCCGATTCTTTTAAGATTGCATTTCTCCAAGTAAATAGTAAACGATTTGAGCTTTAATATACTCTTTACTGTTTTCCTCGTAGGTAATCAACTTACCAGATCTATTTGAAAACAGTTCTATCTCTGCTTTTTCGATAGCGAACCAATGAGAACTCTGCCCAGCATTGAGCTTCAAAGCATCATAGTGACGAGGCTGTAAGATACCATCGACATCAATAACGTATCCGTCTTCGTCCAAATCACAAAACAAAGAATTTGTTTCTGGGCGAATCTCACGAGTGAAAATATTAGTTTTTCCACTTATGATTTCATTCAACCTATGTTGATTTGTATCTAGCTGTATAACTTTCATGATTCTGATATTTAAAATTTCGGAACAAAGGTAAGCTATATTTGTTCAGCCAAAGTGAACAGATAAATAATTTTTCAAAAAGAGGCAGGACTCGCGCCCTCACATTGGGCATTGCGAGCCCTGCCCTAACTCCACGACCTCTGTCATTGCCATTGTGGAGAGAAAGGATTGGCGAAGGAGTTGAACCTTGCAATATGCCATAGAAGACCTCGCTACCGATGCGACCATCAATCCTTTTTTTCAAAAGGCAGAGCTCGCGCCCTCAATACGGGCATTGCGATGCCCTGCCTGTCTAACCCTATTTTTCTGCAAAGGTACCATATATGTGTTCAGGCAAAGCGAATAGATTACATTTTTTCTTTTAAATGGTTCTGATATGCATCCAAAATGGCCGACGAAGCCATGTCACCAATAAGGAACTCTGGTTCACCTAAATCTTTCAAAAGAGATTCTACATTCTCGCGCTCACCAGTATAGAGCCAATTATTTCGAATCCACAATCCTAGGCCAAAGTGAAAGAAAACCATATCTTCTGCTTCCACTATTTGCTTTTTCTCTTCCAGTGTTAGCCTCTTATCCAGACATTTCCAAGCCTCCGCTGTTGTTTTAGGACACCTTGCCATACGAATTTATATTTTATCACCTAAAACATAGTTCATAATACAGTCCGTATAATCGAGCTTTTCATCCTCTTCCTGTTCAGAATAGAGCTTATAATCACCATATTCAGAATCCATATACATCACATCTGTATTATTAATCTGACACGTGTACGAATCTTCTTTGTTAGTGAACTGAATAGCGTCGTATCTTCTCAACTGCGGAATTCCATTAATTTCCTTTACTGTCCCATCTGCGTTTAAGATGAAAAACATACTCAAATTCTTTGGGGTAATCTCTTTTGTGAATGATGCCATTTTGCCTGTTGCAATATCCTTAAAAACATCTTTGTTAACTTTGAGTTTTAGAATATTGTCATTGCTATCAGCCATTTTAGGAATTTCCAACACATCGATTGTTTTTCCTCCACAGAAACTTTCAAATTCACCTTCTTCAATTTTCTTACCAAACATGAACTGTGCAACCATCCATGCAATTTCGTTGCCAGTAAAATCCATAATGAAATAAGGCTTTGTTTCATCTTGTGGATCTGGGAGATTGTATATGCCAGATTCTTCAGCTAACTCAAAAGCCACATAACTATTGCCACAGAAAACTGTCACAGTTTTAAATGACTTCATTTTGAATGCGTCATCTACACATAGTAGATCAGTCAAATAAGGAGTCAAATACAATTCTATCCCCCCAAAATCGCCAGCCTTAATCTTTTCGAATGTTTCCTTTGTACAAGGTATTTGCACCTCAGTTTCGTCTTCAGTAACATCAACATTCTCCAACTGTACTTGATGAGCAGGAGGCAGATTGTTCTCATCCAAATCATAGTCGAAGAGGTTTAACTTGCCTTTCACGTCGAGTATTGGCTCATCAAACAACCATGCATCTTCTAGTTTCCATTTTATTGCACCAGCGTCAGCCCAAACAGAATCTACATCACCTTCTTCAAAACCAGTCACTGTAACATATCCAATAATGGCGCTTGTTGGCAATGTTTCTAGTTCCGGAATATTTCCAAAGCTTATTTGATTCTCAATACATGACTCCAGAGTTTCTGGAATTCCTGCATAGAAGTTCTTAGTAATTTTTTTAGAACTTGCGTGAATCAGAATCCTTCTAGGAACCTGAGCTGCTTTCCAAGTTCTGTTCTCTACATCTTTAATACCTGCGCATACCAATGATGCCCAAGGCTGCTGAATTGACAAGGTTTTCATAATTCTAAAGTATTTTGTTGTTATTTATCTCCGTACTTTTCTTTATTAAAGTCATGCTTTGCATGCTGATAGACATAGTTTATTGCCTTCTTCAACACATCTGCATCATTGCTCATTAGGTCGCCAAAAATGTCATCTTCTGGAACATACTTAATAATGTTACCTTTATAACCTACCATAAAATACAACCCACTAGGATCATAAACTGGATGGAAAATTCCCTGATAGCATGAGAACTCAAATGCTACTTCACCATTCTCGTTCTCAATGCGCTTACGAGAGAAAACCTGGCCTTTAGAGGTTGTGATTTCAAGACTAAAGACCTTTTCAAAATCGATTATACCATTCTTTTCCATAACTATATATTTTAATTTTTTCGGCAAAGTTAAAGATTATTTGTTCAGTCAAAATGAACAGATTTGAAAAAGTTCACTTTGCAAATAAAAATTAGATAATTTGATCTACACATTCTTTAGGAAAAATTTATCAATTATACAATATAAAATGAAGTATCATTAAAGTATCTTTGACTATAACAAATACTGTTCAAGCTACCAACTGGGAGGCAATATGATATTCTTGACATCGTGAGCTTTTTTGAAGAGAGGTGAGATTTCTTCATCGGTGAAGCCGGCGATGCCGCAACCGATGCGGGTGACGAGGAACGTCAAGTTCTGGTGCTGCTTGGCGAACTCGATGAAATCGTCGACGTAAGGACGGATGCTATCTACCCCACCTTGCATAGTGGGGATGGCATAGCTCTGACCCTGCAGACCGACACCTTGACCCATGATGGCACCGAAGTGGCGATATGCAACATATGCTGCACCTCCGCCATGCATACCGCGAAGGTTTGAGCCGAAGACGAAAATCTCGTTTGGCTGGAGCGAAGTAATATGCTCCGGAGTAGTACGCTTTTCTTCCATAGTTCTTCTTTTCATGAAATCCATAGGTGCGGCACAAGGTGCTGCCTCTTCCAGTATAGGTTCGCCAACTATGCCGAACTCCGGCATAATTTCAGGCATGTCAAAGTCCATATCAAAGTATTGACGGAAATACGGTACGATGATGTCTTCCTTGATTTTCTTGTATTTCTGTGATATGGCTGCAGGAGTCATTCCCATCTGGGCGGCAACATCCTTAGATTTGAAGCCCTGCAGGAGAATCATATCTATGATAAGTCGCTCCTGACGGCTCATAGGAACATGGTCGCAGACATCTTCAACCATATGATTAAACTGCAGACGGAGATTACTCGAGACATCGAATGACTGGAGATAGTCCTCAAAGGTGATGCTGCCGTATTCCTTGCGGT is a genomic window of Xylanibacter ruminicola 23 containing:
- a CDS encoding DUF6794 domain-containing protein — protein: MARCPKTTAEAWKCLDKRLTLEEKKQIVEAEDMVFFHFGLGLWIRNNWLYTGERENVESLLKDLGEPEFLIGDMASSAILDAYQNHLKEKM
- a CDS encoding ASCH domain-containing protein is translated as MKTLSIQQPWASLVCAGIKDVENRTWKAAQVPRRILIHASSKKITKNFYAGIPETLESCIENQISFGNIPELETLPTSAIIGYVTVTGFEEGDVDSVWADAGAIKWKLEDAWLFDEPILDVKGKLNLFDYDLDENNLPPAHQVQLENVDVTEDETEVQIPCTKETFEKIKAGDFGGIELYLTPYLTDLLCVDDAFKMKSFKTVTVFCGNSYVAFELAEESGIYNLPDPQDETKPYFIMDFTGNEIAWMVAQFMFGKKIEEGEFESFCGGKTIDVLEIPKMADSNDNILKLKVNKDVFKDIATGKMASFTKEITPKNLSMFFILNADGTVKEINGIPQLRRYDAIQFTNKEDSYTCQINNTDVMYMDSEYGDYKLYSEQEEDEKLDYTDCIMNYVLGDKI
- a CDS encoding helix-turn-helix transcriptional regulator encodes the protein MANTKDYAMREMIYDQCFGTGREYTREQLMAIVNRKLEDRGMLPIQSRTTFSQDITEMNAKFFKVFGQEGIVWEDRHKKRYYRYRDGFDSIYNRELTENEIEKLQEVRSLLQGFKGMSEFGWIDQMLTRLDQNIMSKQKEIARFEGGTPWDAEFLMPLFKAIRNRQVVDVEYRKDFRDAETITLHPYYLKQYWRRWYLMAQQEGCDKIEAYPLICMSAVKENNEVKYRATKTSFKQYFKHLVGVTVPPEKTVEHIELWADISLYPYLYSYPISETQKLEIEGERNIKVSLDVMLNYEIIQELMFYGDRLVVKSPEWFRDEMLERLEWCKQSYKNVEGDSLNIEDLEPQLFAFNYLHNDSNDWKCIVYRISLGTMIMTDSIENLGIEWSYISTCLERIVNHPRTVIELGEEEEPTKIELKKVGDMMDITVTLNSRVSKESLPFKGFARCKDVVRELYNGLLEMANAYPKEYVDGCPFTRDVVRRALKSEIIENYLNEK